One window of the Eucalyptus grandis isolate ANBG69807.140 chromosome 6, ASM1654582v1, whole genome shotgun sequence genome contains the following:
- the LOC104442143 gene encoding F-box/kelch-repeat protein At3g61590 has product MMDGETSWVSCNYDTARDIDDYELFSELSDEGNQAASAVSLDVILPDDILERILACLPVASIFRAGSVCKRWQEIVSSRRFLWNLSQVLSQKPWYFMFTSTDDPGGYAYDPILRKWYNIELPCLKTSNWFKASSCGLVSFMDNDSRSELYVCNPITKCSEKLAEPPGLKFSDYSALAMSTSRVSNGYQISIVKSKQIPGNFVQWDLSIHLYDSEARMWATSHTEVFTGWRAGDECVICDGILYFLIYSTGGSLLENRHGLIPYDLSGRSSHDLLINNSIPVPCPLTCGRLMNLKGNLVMVGGIGKQDRPDIIKGIGIWMLKGKEWQEIARMPHKFFQGFGELDDVFASSGMDDLIYIQSYGSSLLLLFDMNLKTWKWSPKCPVTKRFPLQLFTGFSFEPRLEIAP; this is encoded by the coding sequence ATGATGGATGGAGAAACATCTTGGGTTAGCTGCAATTACGATACTGCTAGAGACATAGATGATTACGAATTGTTCTCTGAGCTTAGCGATGAAGGCAATCAAGCAGCTTCTGCAGTCTCTCTCGATGTAATCTTGCCGGATGATATATTGGAACGAATCTTGGCTTGTCTCCCTGTTGCAAGCATCTTCAGAGCAGGTTCTGTTTGTAAAAGATGGCAGGAAATAGTTAGCTCAAGAAGGTTCCTATGGAACCTGTCACAGGTATTGTCACAGAAACCTTGGTATTTTATGTTTACGAGTACTGATGACCCTGGTGGGTATGCCTATGACCCAATCCTTAGGAAGTGGTACAATATTGAGCTGCCTTGCCTTAAAACGTCCAATTGGTTCAAAGCTTCTTCATGTGGGTTGGTTTCCTTCATGGACAATGACAGCAGAAGTGAATTATACGTCTGCAACCCGATCACTAAATGTTCGGAGAAGCTAGCAGAGCCCCCGGGTTTGAAATTTTCTGATTACAGTGCCCTGGCAATGTCGACCAGCAGAGTTTCCAATGGTTATCAGATCTCCATTGTGAAATCAAAGCAAATCCCTGGTAATTTTGTCCAGTGGGATCTTTCAATTCATCTATATGATTCCGAGGCTAGGATGTGGGCCACCTCGCATACTGAGGTTTTCACTGGTTGGAGGGCTGGTGATGAGTGTGTGATTTGTGATGGCATTTTGTATTTCTTGATTTACTCAACAGGTGGTAGTTTGCTGGAAAATCGTCATGGCCTAATACCATATGATCTCTCAGGTCGATCTTCCCATGATCTGTTGATCAATAACTCTATTCCGGTACCTTGCCCCCTTACCTGTGGCCGTCTGATGAATCTGAAGGGGAACCTGGTTATGGTGGGAGGAATTGGTAAGCAAGATCGGCCCGACATAATTAAGGGGATTGGCATCTGGATGTTAAAAGGGAAGGAGTGGCAAGAGATTGCCCGCATGCCCCATAAGTTCTTTCAAGGATTTGGGGAACTTGATGATGTTTTTGCCAGCAGTGGTATGGATGATCTGATTTACATCCAGAGCTATGGATCCtcgctgcttcttctttttgacaTGAACCTAAAAACATGGAAGTGGTCTCCAAAGTGCCCTGTGACGAAGAGGTTCCCTCTTCAGCTTTTCACTGGTTTTTCGTTTGAGCCCAGGCTTGAAATTGCTCCCTAA